The Sesamum indicum cultivar Zhongzhi No. 13 linkage group LG9, S_indicum_v1.0, whole genome shotgun sequence genome segment AGTAATAATCCTCATACTAAGAAGCATCTTCAAGAATGAAATCTCAACGAAAAATTTGTTCTTTACCAGAACTACAAACTGAACTTTGCTTGCTATAATCTAACCAGAAATCAAGAGAACTGTACAAGGAGGCCATCTTTGCATTGAAAAACACCTGCACCTCACCCCACTCATCCCATACAAAAAGGAGAGCCCTCTCCTCTTGTATCTTCTTACAGGCAACACCAAATGTAACATCCTTCCTATTTTCAATCGGAAAGAGATGGTGTTGAACGAAAAGGACGAGGTGATGGTGAAAGGAACTCACCAACCCATGAGTGCTCTTCTAACCTTGTCCACAATCTGATTCCTAACAACCTTACTTGACAACTGAAAATTGCAGTTTTCATCTAAAAGGAACCTGTAGATCTCCCATTCACGATCTGCTGCTGAATGCCTTCCAATCTCAGCCTATGAAGGCAGACAAAGTTGttcttattttcatattaaaatatagaacAAGTGGCAGATACAAACATCCACTTTGCATGCTATAAGCTGTGGATGGAGAAATCAGAAACatttgaattcttttctttaaattaacttGGAGAATGTGAAAGAGTATTCATCCATCTTACACAAAACTATAGTTAAGGAGACTGTTGTAATGGTTTACTTACCAAAAATATGCAGATCCCAAGACTCTTTAGGGCGAAAGTGACATCATAGAAAACCCTTGGTCTTCCCCTCCCTGACACCTCCACTGGATTAGCCACCAAAAGCTCGGTGTCTGGACCACGGTTTGTGATAAGAACACGAAGAGGGTGAAGCAATTCCAGCTTTAAGCGAGAGCACAACGCATCTTGCTTTTCAGGATCCACTATCTTTTCCCCACCTTTATGCTGAATAAATAGGTCAAGTTCTCGGCGACCCTTATTTACAGGGGAGAATCGACCATATGCTATCTAAATAGGAGTACACCAGGAGAGCATCGGCAACATATAagcttaattcatttattcaaGTGTTCTCAGTGCAAGACAATGATGAATAACTAACATGTGTTTGAGTTTGATGTTCAAGTAACGGATCAAAGATTTTGATAGAGATTTTGCAAAATTGACTTAGATAACATGTGAAAgcatcaaaattgtcaattcaAAGTGCAAGACCAATTCACGGTCGTCGAATTAATGGGCTTGAGAGCCTCACCACTTAGCAATACCACCTAAAGTTAATAGGCACAATAGTTACCAATCTACAGGCACTACTCATCAAAACATAAACAAGGCTCAACGGTTCATGCACAGATAAAACTTTATAGCCAGATAAGCATAAGGCCATAAGCAAAGATTCCGGTCATCCTGACCATACTCTTTACTTAGATACAGAAAAGATAATACACACAAAGGCATAGTCTTTTCATTGCTATAGCCTATGGGAAAATCTAAGTTCAGGAAAATCCCAGTCAAGTAATCTCACACATAAGATGCAATACTGTTTATGGACTCAAAGGTAATGCAGCCAGCTTGAATCCAGTTTAAGTAAAAAAGTTACTATTCTTCCGACTAAACTCAAAAGAAGTTGACAGATGAAGCATTCAACAAAGGGAATCAAACTAACAATTGGCAAGGACAAATAGGATCATGTACCTTGATGTTCCAGTCTTTCAATGTTCGCATAATGTCATAAAGAAAACCCTTGTGATCTACACAGTTGATCTGAAGTAAAGTATGAGCTGGACTCAAGGAATTGTCAGTTTTGACACTAGCCCTTTTCAACTCCGTGATATCCTGGCTAAGAGCCTGCGAGCGAGGTTCCTTTTCTGATAAAGTGAATCTAAATAATTCTTCAGCAGCAACTGAAGACAAAGAAGAAGTGCCCTGAAGGTT includes the following:
- the LOC105170647 gene encoding ACT domain-containing protein ACR9 isoform X1, producing the protein MGVTNDDAVLIEKGKKAGEPYVITVNCPDKTGLGCDICHTILEFGLYITRGDVSTDGIWCYVVLWVIPHSSSHVVRWMNLKERLQSICPPSIPSFYLNQPSQRASSSPVYLLKFCSLDRKGLLHDVTEVLDELELTIQRVKVTTTPDGYVLDLFFIKDNLELLHTKARQDETCERLYTVLGESCISCELQLAGPHCENLQGTSSLSSVAAEELFRFTLSEKEPRSQALSQDITELKRASVKTDNSLSPAHTLLQINCVDHKGFLYDIMRTLKDWNIKIAYGRFSPVNKGRRELDLFIQHKGGEKIVDPEKQDALCSRLKLELLHPLRVLITNRGPDTELLVANPVEVSGRGRPRVFYDVTFALKSLGICIFLAEIGRHSAADREWEIYRFLLDENCNFQLSSKVVRNQIVDKVRRALMGW
- the LOC105170647 gene encoding ACT domain-containing protein ACR9 isoform X2 translates to MGVTNDDAVLIEKGKKAGEPYVITVNCPDKTGLGCDICHTILEFGLYITRGDVSTDGIWCYVVLWVIPHSSSHVVRWMNLKERLQSICPPSIPSFYLNQPSQRASSSPVYLLKFCSLDRKGLLHDVTEVLDELELTIQRVKVTTTPDGYVLDLFFIKDNLELLHTKARQDETCERLYTVLGESCISCELQLAGPHCENLQGTSSLSSVAAEELFRFTLSEKEPRSQALSQDITELKRASVKTDNSLSPAHTLLQINCVDHKGFLYDIMRTLKDWNIKHKGGEKIVDPEKQDALCSRLKLELLHPLRVLITNRGPDTELLVANPVEVSGRGRPRVFYDVTFALKSLGICIFLAEIGRHSAADREWEIYRFLLDENCNFQLSSKVVRNQIVDKVRRALMGW